The following are from one region of the Halolamina litorea genome:
- a CDS encoding alanine racemase, whose translation MTTWTADEMGPRLGEPLDDLETPVLLADIDAMEENIREYAAVAEEHDVALRSHVKTHKNAELAALENDLTGGAGVCCQTLGEVETMARNGIDDIYLSYQVVGESKLDRLCWLDGKVDALATTVDSVATVEMLADAADRNDCTLNAVLEVDMGLNRTGVAPADAPDLAQSVADAEGVVFDGILAYDAHVKGEASTEAEFEEAAWAAMDLAQSVVDDIEAAGVDVPEVKVGGTATSRYSARHPVVTEINPGMYPFNDVGELELRPWEVSKADCTATVLTTVIAVPDEDRLVVDGGSKTFSLDKPQMPVPKDRDDIEYVNASEEHGWIDTSDAEASFAVGDRLEFIVPHVCTTINLHDLLVGVRDGAVADLWEVQARGKVR comes from the coding sequence ATGACTACGTGGACCGCAGACGAGATGGGGCCCCGGCTCGGCGAGCCCCTCGACGACCTCGAGACGCCCGTGCTCCTCGCGGATATCGACGCGATGGAAGAGAACATCCGCGAGTACGCTGCCGTCGCCGAGGAACACGACGTGGCCCTGCGCTCGCACGTCAAGACCCACAAGAACGCCGAACTGGCGGCGCTGGAGAACGACCTGACCGGCGGTGCGGGGGTCTGCTGTCAGACCCTCGGCGAGGTCGAGACGATGGCTCGTAACGGCATCGACGACATCTACCTCTCCTACCAGGTCGTCGGCGAGTCGAAACTGGACCGGCTCTGCTGGCTCGACGGCAAGGTCGACGCGCTGGCGACGACGGTGGACTCCGTGGCGACGGTCGAGATGCTCGCCGACGCCGCCGACCGGAACGACTGCACCCTCAACGCGGTGCTGGAGGTCGACATGGGGCTCAACCGAACTGGCGTCGCACCCGCCGATGCGCCCGATCTCGCCCAATCGGTCGCCGACGCCGAGGGGGTCGTCTTCGACGGGATCCTCGCCTACGACGCCCACGTCAAGGGTGAGGCGAGCACCGAGGCCGAGTTCGAGGAGGCCGCGTGGGCGGCGATGGACCTCGCGCAGTCGGTCGTCGACGACATCGAGGCCGCGGGCGTCGACGTGCCCGAGGTGAAAGTCGGTGGGACCGCGACCTCACGCTACAGCGCCCGCCACCCGGTCGTCACCGAGATCAACCCCGGGATGTACCCGTTCAACGACGTCGGCGAACTCGAACTCCGGCCGTGGGAGGTCTCGAAGGCCGACTGCACGGCGACGGTGCTGACGACGGTTATCGCGGTGCCCGACGAGGACCGACTCGTCGTCGACGGCGGGAGCAAGACGTTCTCGCTGGACAAGCCCCAGATGCCCGTGCCGAAGGACCGCGACGACATCGAGTACGTCAACGCCAGCGAGGAACACGGCTGGATCGACACCAGCGACGCCGAGGCGTCGTTCGCTGTCGGCGACCGCTTGGAGTTCATCGTCCCGCACGTCTGTACGACGATCAACCTCCACGATCTGCTCGTCGGCGTCCGCGACGGCGCGGTCGCCGACCTCTGGGAGGTGCAAGCCCGCGGGAAGGTCCGGTAG
- a CDS encoding YncE family protein, protein MGELIVLNKDEDTVSYIDADSGETLATVETDFNPHEIALSPDGATAYVTCSLGNSLLFLDNEAREVRDRFEHDLFEFPHGLAVRESAGELWLVSTYSSQVFVFDLETEDLLETFPTHQEHSHMVTFGPDEETAYIANIGSDSVTLVDADERRVVADPPVGEGPEGIAVDPDTGEIFVANQDDDRLSVLNGESLDETSTALLGETPVRVVFDPEGRYALVANREGDDVSVIDTEFVRDGERQPWEVKRIPVGIWPGGTVFEPSGERAFVANNKTNDVSVIDTDSFEEVERFDAGIHPDGIAYLE, encoded by the coding sequence ATGGGCGAACTCATCGTTCTCAACAAGGACGAGGACACCGTTTCCTACATCGACGCCGACTCGGGCGAGACGCTCGCCACAGTCGAGACCGACTTCAACCCCCACGAGATCGCGCTCTCGCCGGACGGCGCGACCGCCTACGTCACCTGCTCGCTGGGGAACTCCCTGCTCTTCCTCGACAACGAGGCCCGCGAGGTCCGGGACCGCTTCGAACACGACCTGTTCGAGTTCCCCCACGGCCTCGCAGTCCGTGAGTCGGCGGGCGAACTCTGGCTCGTCTCGACCTACAGCAGTCAGGTGTTCGTTTTCGATTTGGAGACCGAGGACCTGCTGGAGACGTTCCCCACCCATCAGGAGCACTCCCACATGGTCACGTTCGGTCCCGATGAGGAGACGGCCTACATCGCCAACATCGGGAGCGACTCCGTCACCCTCGTCGACGCCGACGAGCGCCGCGTCGTCGCCGACCCGCCCGTCGGCGAGGGGCCGGAGGGGATTGCCGTCGACCCCGACACCGGCGAGATCTTCGTCGCCAATCAGGACGACGACCGCCTCTCCGTGCTGAACGGCGAGAGCCTCGACGAGACGAGCACCGCGCTGCTCGGCGAGACACCGGTCCGCGTCGTCTTCGACCCCGAGGGGCGCTACGCGCTGGTCGCCAACCGCGAGGGTGACGACGTGTCCGTGATCGACACCGAGTTCGTCCGCGACGGTGAGCGCCAGCCGTGGGAGGTCAAGCGGATCCCGGTCGGCATCTGGCCCGGCGGCACCGTCTTCGAGCCCTCCGGCGAGCGGGCGTTCGTCGCCAACAACAAGACCAACGACGTATCGGTGATCGACACCGACTCGTTCGAAGAAGTCGAGCGCTTCGACGCCGGGATTCACCCCGACGGCATCGCCTACCTGGAGTAG
- a CDS encoding DUF7504 family protein, with protein sequence MSKDRYGFDGLSLSSIRPGTTVLLAGPAHAGTRDLGLRLLSRPADEGAIVVTTNRRSRRIADDSERVGLSLSRESAAILDCVGDEDESVPARVLSVSGPSDLTGIGMRYSDVYRTFAREDTDHVRTGLFSLSTLLSFGDLKTVSRFVHTLVGRIDAVDGLGVLLIDPAIHDDRTVSTLSQFCSGRIDVRDGDDGPELRARGLPDQPRDWRPFDPTTDRAE encoded by the coding sequence ATGTCTAAGGACCGATACGGCTTCGACGGGCTCTCGCTGTCGTCGATCCGGCCGGGGACGACAGTCCTGCTCGCGGGGCCGGCCCACGCGGGAACGCGGGACCTCGGGCTTCGACTACTCTCTCGCCCGGCCGACGAAGGAGCCATCGTCGTCACGACCAACCGTCGGTCGCGCCGGATCGCCGACGACAGCGAACGCGTCGGGCTCTCGCTGTCAAGGGAGAGCGCGGCGATCCTGGACTGTGTGGGCGACGAGGACGAGAGCGTCCCAGCGCGGGTGCTGTCGGTTTCGGGACCCTCTGATCTGACTGGGATCGGGATGCGCTACTCCGACGTGTACCGGACGTTCGCCCGCGAAGATACCGACCACGTCAGGACGGGACTGTTCTCGCTATCGACGCTGCTCTCCTTCGGCGACCTCAAAACCGTCTCGCGGTTCGTCCACACGCTGGTGGGCCGCATCGACGCCGTCGACGGGCTGGGCGTGTTGCTGATCGACCCGGCGATCCACGACGACCGGACGGTCAGCACGCTCTCCCAGTTCTGTAGCGGCCGGATCGACGTGCGCGACGGCGACGACGGCCCGGAGCTCCGGGCGCGTGGCCTGCCCGACCAGCCCCGGGACTGGCGGCCGTTCGACCCCACGACCGACCGGGCCGAGTGA
- a CDS encoding GAF domain-containing protein — MLLCVDADDAVRNATAETLRGAGFSVAEAASAADARERLGGDVDAVVTEQALPDGTGLELVQQVRETSPDTNCVLYTDVPVEEIDTAAFSDVVTEYLRKDAPAAESELLDLVEQAVAFGSQTAYPLPENEEARLTALERYATDPESLGDSFRRLTEIATETFGVDAAAIGLIDAHEQRFLSCSGVSLGPIDREDTICTYAILDSDVTVIEDVSEDPRFADNDGLDAAGIHFYASAPVETDAGEVIGTFCIYDDAAREFDERGRELLTMFAGETMDQLTLRRRLRDGGGEDV; from the coding sequence ATGCTGCTCTGTGTCGATGCTGACGACGCCGTCCGGAACGCGACGGCGGAAACCCTCCGGGGGGCCGGCTTCAGCGTCGCCGAGGCGGCGTCGGCGGCCGACGCCCGCGAGCGACTGGGCGGCGACGTGGACGCCGTCGTCACCGAACAGGCACTCCCCGATGGGACCGGCCTCGAACTGGTCCAGCAGGTCCGGGAGACGAGTCCCGACACCAACTGCGTCCTCTACACCGACGTGCCGGTCGAAGAGATCGATACGGCCGCGTTCAGCGACGTGGTGACGGAGTACCTGCGTAAGGACGCCCCGGCCGCCGAGTCCGAACTGCTCGACTTGGTCGAACAGGCGGTCGCGTTCGGGAGCCAGACCGCCTACCCGCTGCCGGAGAACGAGGAAGCCCGGCTGACCGCCCTGGAGCGCTACGCCACCGACCCGGAGTCCCTCGGGGACTCCTTCCGTCGACTCACCGAGATCGCGACCGAGACGTTCGGCGTCGACGCCGCCGCGATCGGTCTGATCGACGCTCACGAGCAGCGCTTCCTCTCCTGTAGCGGGGTCAGCCTCGGCCCCATCGACCGCGAGGACACGATCTGTACCTACGCGATCCTGGATTCGGACGTGACCGTGATCGAGGACGTGAGCGAGGACCCACGGTTCGCCGACAACGACGGCCTGGACGCGGCGGGGATCCACTTCTACGCCAGCGCTCCCGTCGAGACCGACGCCGGCGAGGTGATCGGGACGTTCTGTATCTACGACGACGCCGCACGGGAGTTCGACGAGCGTGGTCGGGAGCTACTGACCATGTTCGCCGGGGAGACGATGGACCAACTGACGCTTCGCCGTCGCCTCCGTGACGGGGGTGGGGAGGATGTCTAA
- a CDS encoding LiaF transmembrane domain-containing protein: MANRTLSPQVVVGAVIVVLGVLLFLDSTGLYETGPLFRYAPSLFVLVGLYALVTSGFRNLIGPLALVLVAGGVQLVTLGIIEWASLAALWPIVVILFGLSLLAGRFTRGTPTTEQSVIETFSLFGGTDRRAVGDGFERANLTVLFGGTTLDLRDVTPASQPARVNVTALFGGVEIVVPRDWNVELDVLPVFGAAEDSRLRVDADHETVDLVVSGSVAFGGVEVKD; the protein is encoded by the coding sequence ATGGCGAACCGTACGCTCTCCCCGCAGGTCGTCGTCGGCGCGGTCATCGTCGTTCTCGGCGTGCTCCTGTTCCTCGACTCGACCGGGCTCTACGAGACCGGGCCGCTGTTCCGCTACGCTCCCTCGCTGTTCGTGCTCGTGGGGCTGTACGCGCTGGTCACGAGCGGCTTCCGGAACCTGATCGGGCCGCTGGCGCTGGTTCTCGTGGCCGGCGGGGTCCAACTGGTGACGCTTGGGATCATCGAGTGGGCGAGCCTCGCGGCGCTCTGGCCGATCGTCGTGATCCTCTTCGGCCTCTCGTTGCTCGCCGGACGGTTCACCCGCGGGACGCCGACGACCGAGCAGTCGGTGATCGAGACGTTCTCGCTGTTCGGCGGCACCGATCGGCGCGCCGTCGGCGATGGCTTCGAGAGGGCGAACCTCACCGTCCTCTTCGGCGGGACGACGCTCGACCTGCGTGACGTGACGCCGGCGAGCCAGCCCGCACGCGTGAACGTGACCGCCCTGTTCGGCGGCGTGGAGATCGTCGTCCCCCGGGACTGGAACGTCGAACTCGACGTGCTCCCGGTCTTCGGCGCCGCCGAGGACAGCCGACTCCGCGTCGACGCCGACCACGAGACGGTCGATCTGGTCGTGTCCGGTTCGGTCGCGTTCGGCGGCGTGGAAGTGAAGGATTAG
- a CDS encoding spermidine synthase gives MSVVDRFRMSGPEVAVFVSGVSSMGLEILAGRVIAPQFGSSIYTWGSIIAVFLAALSLGYHVGGQRAATRATNGRLVWLLLGTAAYVALLIFFGDQLLLSTAVFPLPSRFASLPAVIIMFGPPTYLLGFISPYTAQLSEKEGIGEASGHVYALGTIGSIVGAFGTTFFLIPTLSVTYIYLVLGGVAVLTALYLAWPDSGVSALPAIGVALLLLTATTTGALGYTARGEVVYETQTAYQELEVIDVGDTRTLYLDGQRHSAMDKSDPTRHVFEYTRYFHLPYLFASDPDDIDRVLFIGGGGFSGPKRFAAEYNATVDVAEIDPEVVRVAREYFRADEYDITVHTQGGRQFLQETDNTYDLVVLDAYRRDKVPFQLTTKEFMDLVTDRLSPNGMAVANVISAPSGPASQFYRAEYKTMNASFGRVYAFPTGGAGVVQNIELVATKGQKRVTKEQLRERNQQREIGIDLAAAIGGYTTDVRTDDVPVLRDDRAPVDRLLDAMVGQRYVIEEARPGNETTPTPEGALHFAG, from the coding sequence ATGAGTGTCGTGGACCGGTTCCGGATGAGCGGGCCCGAGGTGGCGGTGTTCGTCTCCGGGGTCTCGAGCATGGGGCTCGAAATCCTCGCTGGGCGGGTCATCGCCCCGCAGTTCGGCAGTTCCATCTACACGTGGGGGAGCATCATCGCCGTCTTCCTCGCCGCGTTGAGTCTGGGCTACCACGTCGGGGGACAGCGTGCGGCGACGCGAGCGACCAACGGGCGCCTCGTCTGGCTGCTCCTCGGGACGGCGGCGTACGTCGCCTTGCTCATCTTCTTCGGGGATCAGCTGTTGCTCTCGACGGCGGTGTTCCCGCTGCCGAGTCGGTTCGCCTCCCTCCCGGCCGTCATCATCATGTTCGGCCCGCCGACGTACCTGCTCGGGTTCATCAGCCCCTACACGGCCCAACTCTCGGAGAAGGAGGGCATCGGCGAGGCGTCCGGGCACGTCTACGCGCTGGGGACGATCGGGAGTATCGTCGGCGCCTTCGGGACGACGTTCTTCCTCATTCCGACCCTCTCGGTGACCTACATCTACCTCGTGTTGGGTGGCGTCGCGGTCCTCACCGCGCTGTACCTGGCGTGGCCCGACAGCGGCGTCTCGGCGCTGCCGGCCATCGGCGTGGCGCTCCTCCTGCTCACGGCGACGACGACCGGCGCGCTCGGCTACACCGCTCGCGGCGAGGTCGTCTACGAGACGCAGACGGCCTACCAGGAGTTGGAAGTGATCGACGTCGGCGACACCCGGACGCTCTACTTGGACGGCCAGCGCCACAGCGCGATGGACAAGTCGGACCCGACCCGCCACGTCTTCGAGTACACCCGCTACTTCCACCTGCCGTACCTCTTCGCGTCCGATCCCGACGATATCGACCGGGTGCTCTTCATCGGCGGCGGCGGTTTCAGCGGGCCAAAACGCTTCGCCGCCGAGTACAACGCCACCGTGGACGTGGCGGAGATCGACCCCGAGGTCGTCCGGGTCGCTCGGGAGTACTTCCGCGCCGACGAGTACGACATCACCGTCCACACCCAGGGCGGCCGGCAGTTCCTCCAAGAGACGGACAACACCTACGACCTCGTCGTGTTGGACGCCTACCGGCGGGACAAGGTCCCCTTCCAACTGACGACGAAGGAGTTCATGGACCTCGTGACCGACCGGCTCTCCCCGAACGGGATGGCCGTCGCGAACGTCATCTCCGCGCCCTCCGGCCCCGCCTCCCAGTTCTACCGCGCGGAGTACAAGACGATGAACGCCTCCTTCGGCCGGGTGTACGCCTTCCCCACCGGCGGCGCGGGCGTCGTCCAGAACATCGAACTCGTGGCGACCAAGGGCCAAAAGCGGGTCACGAAGGAGCAACTCCGCGAGCGCAATCAGCAGCGGGAGATCGGTATCGACCTCGCCGCGGCCATCGGCGGCTACACGACCGACGTTCGGACCGACGACGTGCCCGTGTTGCGCGACGACCGCGCGCCGGTCGACAGGCTACTGGACGCGATGGTCGGGCAGCGCTACGTCATCGAGGAGGCGCGTCCCGGGAACGAGACGACCCCGACCCCGGAAGGCGCTCTCCACTTCGCGGGCTGA
- the cca gene encoding CCA tRNA nucleotidyltransferase gives MTDDALDAVLTRVSERVTPDADERERLRAVAAELAARADAAIADLPVDADTVQVGSSARSTWLAGDRDIDLFVCFPAALDREELEQYGLDVGHAVLPDGHEEYAEHPYVKGEYEGFDVDLVPCYDVTSATDIRSAVDRTPFHDAFLQARFTPELSEAARLLKRFMKGVGVYGSDLRTEGFSGYLVELLILEHGGFVPLVEAAADWHPPVRFDPRDEGQPDGAGTDAVEAAQVPPSVADAAEFDDPLVVIDPTDPDRNVAAVLSPANLARFQHYCRELLSDPRESLFFPDPVAPIDAEGVREHLDRRGSHALALTFDTPDVVEDQLYPQLRRSLSGVTGELDRRGFDTLRATTFADGIGEEVSGRSVLFVEVGVAELPAVARHEGPPVHVGEHAKSFYDAYADDESAYGPFVEGDRYVVERPREHRTPEAFLRSDSLFDVALGAHVETALTGGYEVLVGDSVATLADEFGTDLRAYFEPRV, from the coding sequence ATGACCGACGACGCCCTCGACGCCGTGCTCACGCGTGTGAGCGAGCGCGTCACCCCCGACGCCGACGAGCGCGAGCGCCTCCGCGCCGTCGCCGCCGAACTGGCTGCCCGGGCCGACGCCGCCATCGCCGACCTCCCTGTCGACGCCGACACCGTGCAGGTCGGATCCAGCGCCCGCTCGACGTGGCTCGCCGGCGACCGGGACATCGACCTGTTCGTGTGCTTCCCCGCCGCCCTCGACCGCGAGGAACTGGAACAGTACGGCCTCGACGTGGGCCACGCCGTCCTCCCCGACGGCCACGAGGAGTACGCCGAACACCCCTACGTGAAAGGCGAGTACGAGGGGTTCGACGTGGATCTGGTCCCGTGTTACGACGTCACCTCGGCGACGGATATCCGCTCGGCCGTCGACCGCACGCCGTTCCACGACGCGTTCCTCCAAGCGAGGTTCACCCCCGAGCTCTCCGAGGCCGCTCGGCTGCTGAAGCGCTTCATGAAGGGTGTCGGCGTCTACGGGAGCGACCTCCGGACCGAGGGGTTCTCGGGCTACCTCGTCGAACTCCTGATCCTCGAACACGGCGGCTTCGTCCCGCTGGTCGAGGCTGCCGCCGACTGGCACCCGCCGGTCCGGTTCGACCCGCGCGACGAAGGCCAACCCGACGGTGCCGGCACCGACGCCGTCGAGGCCGCACAGGTCCCGCCATCCGTCGCCGACGCCGCCGAGTTCGACGATCCGCTGGTCGTCATCGATCCGACCGACCCCGACCGGAACGTCGCCGCGGTACTCTCGCCAGCCAACCTCGCGCGCTTCCAGCACTACTGCCGCGAACTGCTGAGCGACCCGCGGGAGTCGCTGTTCTTCCCGGATCCCGTCGCTCCGATCGACGCCGAGGGCGTCCGCGAGCACCTCGACCGGCGGGGGAGCCACGCCCTCGCCCTCACGTTCGACACGCCGGACGTGGTCGAGGACCAACTCTACCCGCAACTCCGCCGGTCGCTGTCGGGCGTTACGGGCGAACTCGACCGCCGGGGCTTCGACACCCTCCGGGCGACGACGTTCGCCGACGGCATCGGTGAGGAAGTGTCGGGCCGCTCGGTGCTGTTCGTCGAGGTGGGCGTCGCCGAACTCCCTGCCGTCGCGCGCCACGAGGGGCCGCCCGTCCACGTGGGCGAGCACGCCAAATCGTTCTACGACGCCTACGCCGACGACGAGTCGGCGTACGGCCCGTTCGTCGAGGGCGACCGCTACGTGGTCGAACGCCCGCGCGAGCACCGAACGCCCGAGGCGTTCCTGCGCAGCGACTCGCTGTTCGACGTGGCCCTCGGCGCGCACGTCGAGACGGCGCTCACGGGAGGGTACGAGGTACTGGTCGGCGATTCGGTGGCGACGCTGGCGGACGAGTTCGGGACGGACCTACGCGCGTACTTCGAGCCGCGGGTCTGA
- a CDS encoding histone deacetylase family protein: MQFGYSERCLDHDTGARHPESPDRMRAIREALKDRHGVRYVDADPADAAAIERAHDPDHVDAVREFCADGGGEWDPDTVAGEDTYEVALQSAGLAIWAAEAAVEGADGRETPFAIGRPPGHHAESDEAMGFCFFNNAAIAARAVIDAPDNGVDRVAIWDWDVHHGNGTQEICYDDPDVFYASTHEAGLYPGTGEVGETGEGAAEGTTMNVPLAAGCGDDEYRYTLEHAIAPAIERFSPDLLLISAGFDAHRHDPISRMRVSTEGYAEFTDAVRTLADDIDAALAFVLEGGYGLDTLSESVATVHETFDGREPVVDEGEPTADVVDSVEEIRERHDL; this comes from the coding sequence ATGCAGTTCGGCTACTCCGAGCGCTGTCTCGACCACGACACCGGCGCTCGACACCCCGAGTCGCCCGACCGCATGCGGGCGATCAGGGAGGCACTCAAGGACCGCCACGGCGTACGCTACGTCGACGCCGACCCCGCCGACGCGGCGGCCATCGAGCGCGCACACGACCCCGATCACGTCGACGCCGTCCGAGAGTTCTGTGCCGACGGCGGCGGGGAGTGGGACCCGGACACGGTCGCCGGCGAGGACACTTACGAGGTCGCCCTGCAGTCGGCCGGGCTGGCGATCTGGGCCGCCGAAGCCGCCGTCGAGGGCGCCGACGGGCGGGAGACCCCGTTCGCGATCGGTCGCCCGCCGGGCCACCACGCCGAGTCCGACGAGGCGATGGGGTTCTGTTTCTTCAACAACGCCGCCATCGCCGCCCGCGCGGTCATCGACGCCCCCGACAACGGCGTCGACCGCGTGGCGATCTGGGACTGGGACGTCCACCACGGCAACGGCACACAGGAGATCTGCTACGACGACCCCGACGTGTTCTACGCCTCGACCCACGAGGCCGGCCTCTACCCCGGAACGGGCGAGGTCGGCGAGACCGGCGAGGGCGCCGCCGAGGGGACGACGATGAACGTCCCCCTCGCGGCCGGCTGTGGCGACGACGAGTACCGCTACACCCTCGAACACGCCATCGCGCCCGCCATCGAGCGCTTCAGCCCCGATCTCCTGTTGATCTCGGCAGGCTTCGACGCCCACCGACACGACCCCATCTCCCGGATGCGGGTCTCCACGGAGGGGTACGCCGAGTTCACCGACGCCGTCAGGACCCTCGCCGACGACATCGACGCCGCGCTCGCGTTCGTCCTGGAGGGTGGCTACGGACTCGACACGCTCTCGGAGAGCGTCGCCACCGTCCACGAGACGTTCGACGGCCGGGAACCGGTCGTCGACGAGGGCGAACCGACCGCGGACGTGGTCGACTCCGTCGAGGAGATCCGCGAGCGTCACGACCTCTGA
- a CDS encoding histone gives MTVELPFAPVDAIIRRNADGLRVSADAAEELAARIQDRGAELAVEAAEHATEDGRKTLMASDFGVGQVVDREAVDLPVAPVDRIARLRIDDRYRVSMEARIALADILEDYADNVARAAAKLARHADRRTVQAEDIETYFSLFE, from the coding sequence ATGACCGTCGAGCTGCCGTTCGCCCCCGTCGACGCCATCATCCGTCGCAACGCGGACGGACTCCGTGTCAGCGCCGACGCGGCCGAGGAACTGGCGGCCCGCATTCAGGACCGCGGTGCCGAACTGGCCGTGGAGGCCGCCGAGCACGCGACCGAGGACGGCCGAAAGACGCTCATGGCGAGTGACTTCGGCGTCGGACAGGTCGTCGACCGCGAGGCCGTCGACCTCCCGGTCGCTCCCGTCGACCGCATCGCCCGACTCCGGATCGACGACCGCTACCGCGTCTCCATGGAGGCCCGGATCGCGCTGGCGGACATCCTCGAGGACTACGCCGACAACGTCGCCCGCGCGGCCGCCAAACTCGCGCGCCACGCCGACCGGCGAACCGTGCAAGCCGAGGACATCGAGACGTACTTCTCCCTGTTCGAGTAA
- the pspAB gene encoding PspA-associated protein PspAB has translation MGIFDSLKSVLGVRAEADAASAADPDALFGMSTAYITMEAELDYRSAGAAALCFSEVDSTAFADAVDEVETILRAGEDETGTTFSRRKDGHGYHWVVLEDDDPEDLVTSVHFAADEFVEQGFGSRLLAAVFGFKNVDDATDRAYWVYSFRRGAYYPFCPSGDHDRNNRAEFKLRSVLEGELDVQDDESLWYPLWPDSPGGHPWQ, from the coding sequence ATGGGTATTTTCGACTCGCTGAAGTCCGTGCTCGGGGTGCGGGCGGAGGCCGACGCCGCGAGCGCGGCCGACCCCGACGCGCTGTTCGGCATGAGTACCGCCTACATCACGATGGAGGCCGAACTCGACTACCGGTCGGCGGGGGCCGCCGCGCTCTGTTTCTCCGAGGTCGACAGCACGGCCTTCGCCGACGCCGTCGACGAGGTGGAAACGATCCTCCGTGCGGGCGAGGACGAGACCGGCACGACGTTCAGCCGCCGGAAGGACGGCCACGGCTACCACTGGGTCGTCCTCGAGGACGACGACCCGGAGGACTTGGTCACCAGCGTCCACTTCGCGGCCGACGAGTTCGTCGAGCAGGGGTTCGGCTCCCGCCTGCTCGCGGCCGTGTTCGGCTTCAAGAACGTCGACGACGCCACCGACCGCGCCTACTGGGTTTACTCGTTCCGTCGCGGTGCCTACTACCCGTTCTGTCCCAGCGGCGACCACGACCGGAACAACCGCGCCGAGTTCAAACTCCGCTCGGTGCTCGAAGGGGAACTCGACGTACAGGACGACGAGTCGCTCTGGTACCCGCTCTGGCCCGACTCACCCGGCGGGCACCCGTGGCAGTGA
- the radA gene encoding DNA repair and recombination protein RadA, which produces MPEDDLESLPGVGPATADKLVDAGFESFQSIAVASPGELSNSADVGDSTAADVINAAREAADVGGFETGSTVLERRERIGKLSWQIDEVDDLLGGGMETQSITEVYGEFGAGKSQVTHQMAVNVQLPKENGGLDGGCIFIDTEDTFRPERIDDMIRGLDDELIADELERREIEGEPGDEETMEALLESFLDKIHVAKAFNANHQMLLAEKALELAKEHEETDWPVRLLCVDSLTAHFRAEYVGRGELAERQQKLNKHLHELDKVGNLHNVAVLVTNQVASNPDSYFGDPTQPIGGNILGHKSTFRIYLRKSKGDKRIVRLVDAPNLADGEAIMRVQDGGLKPE; this is translated from the coding sequence ATGCCAGAAGACGACCTCGAAAGTCTCCCCGGCGTCGGCCCCGCAACCGCAGACAAGCTCGTTGACGCGGGCTTCGAGAGTTTCCAGAGCATCGCCGTGGCAAGCCCCGGCGAGCTGTCGAACTCCGCGGACGTGGGTGACTCCACGGCGGCCGACGTGATCAACGCGGCCCGCGAGGCCGCCGACGTGGGCGGCTTCGAGACCGGCTCGACGGTGCTCGAGCGCCGCGAACGTATCGGGAAGCTCTCGTGGCAGATCGACGAAGTCGACGACCTACTCGGCGGCGGGATGGAGACCCAGTCCATCACCGAGGTGTACGGCGAGTTCGGTGCCGGGAAGTCCCAGGTGACCCACCAGATGGCGGTCAACGTCCAGCTACCGAAGGAGAACGGCGGCCTCGACGGCGGCTGTATCTTCATCGACACCGAGGACACGTTCCGTCCCGAGCGGATCGACGACATGATCCGAGGACTCGACGACGAACTCATCGCGGACGAACTCGAACGCCGCGAGATCGAGGGCGAACCCGGCGACGAGGAGACGATGGAGGCGCTCCTCGAGTCGTTCCTCGACAAGATCCACGTGGCGAAGGCGTTCAACGCCAACCACCAGATGCTGCTGGCCGAGAAGGCCCTCGAACTCGCCAAGGAACACGAGGAGACCGACTGGCCCGTCCGTCTGCTCTGTGTCGACTCCCTGACGGCGCACTTCCGTGCGGAGTACGTCGGCCGTGGCGAACTGGCCGAGCGCCAGCAGAAGCTGAACAAACACCTGCACGAACTCGACAAGGTCGGCAACCTCCACAACGTCGCCGTGCTCGTGACCAATCAGGTCGCCTCCAACCCCGACTCCTACTTCGGCGACCCGACCCAGCCGATCGGTGGGAACATCCTCGGCCACAAGTCGACGTTCCGCATCTACCTCCGCAAGTCCAAGGGCGACAAGCGTATCGTGCGCCTCGTCGACGCGCCCAACCTCGCCGACGGCGAGGCGATCATGCGCGTCCAGGACGGCGGCCTGAAGCCGGAGTAA
- a CDS encoding DUF7561 family protein, which translates to MASQRCDGCNRRVRIGGGIGDFWSFSNDGPTEGMDLELADGTEFFLCFDCIERLPDDRDARSADVEALPRQDD; encoded by the coding sequence ATGGCCTCCCAGCGCTGTGACGGCTGTAACCGACGGGTGCGGATCGGCGGCGGGATCGGCGACTTCTGGTCGTTCAGCAACGACGGCCCGACCGAGGGGATGGACCTCGAACTGGCCGACGGCACCGAGTTCTTCCTCTGTTTCGACTGTATCGAGCGGCTACCCGACGACCGGGACGCGAGGTCGGCGGACGTCGAGGCACTACCTCGGCAGGACGACTGA